A stretch of the Poseidonibacter antarcticus genome encodes the following:
- a CDS encoding VIT1/CCC1 transporter family protein codes for MNKTSEKVNLRKALIQQQNEINDYTIYMTLASYQDDQNNKIVFEKIAKEEKVHYNFWLKITEQEIQAQKLVVWWFILLVKVLGTSFALKSLEKREEGAEEFYKELFEIYPESREIYKQESEHELELIEMLKDKKLVYAGAIVLGMNDALVELTGTLSGIALAFDKSIVVGFTGLIMGIAASLSMAGSAYFEAKENPSQIIKPIIYSLYTGVSYILTTAILVAPFFIFETMAYSLIMMFICAFLAIISYNFYISVAKDLNFTTRVLQMSMITFGVAIISFLIGYIVKYYFGIEI; via the coding sequence ATGAACAAAACATCAGAAAAAGTGAATTTAAGAAAAGCTTTAATTCAACAACAAAATGAAATAAATGATTATACTATATATATGACTTTAGCTTCTTATCAAGATGATCAGAATAATAAAATAGTTTTTGAAAAAATTGCTAAAGAAGAAAAAGTACATTATAATTTTTGGTTAAAAATTACAGAACAAGAAATACAAGCTCAGAAGCTTGTTGTTTGGTGGTTTATTCTTCTTGTTAAAGTTTTAGGAACTTCTTTTGCATTAAAATCTTTAGAAAAAAGAGAAGAGGGTGCAGAAGAATTTTATAAAGAGCTTTTTGAAATATATCCAGAATCAAGAGAAATATACAAACAAGAATCAGAGCATGAACTTGAACTAATAGAAATGTTAAAGGATAAGAAGCTTGTATATGCCGGGGCTATAGTTTTGGGTATGAACGATGCTTTAGTAGAATTAACAGGAACATTAAGTGGAATTGCCTTAGCTTTTGATAAAAGTATAGTTGTTGGATTTACAGGTTTGATTATGGGAATAGCAGCATCTTTATCAATGGCTGGTTCAGCATATTTTGAAGCAAAAGAAAATCCATCTCAAATTATTAAACCTATTATATACTCTCTTTATACAGGAGTTTCATATATTTTAACAACAGCTATTTTAGTTGCTCCATTTTTTATTTTTGAAACAATGGCTTATTCTTTGATAATGATGTTTATTTGTGCATTTTTAGCCATTATTTCATATAATTTTTATATTAGTGTTGCAAAAGATTTAAACTTTACTACAAGAGTTTTACAAATGTCAATGATTACTTTTGGAGTAGCTATAATTTCATTTTTAATAGGTTATATTGTGAAATATTACTTTGGAATAGAGATATAA
- a CDS encoding TIGR00341 family protein — protein MYKDIYFITNEKDENILNEIYENIKEKYKGEILVFSPNEIFTNTVKIKDTLFLLYLDDKNIKTFFQNHLNTNISIAILPNENCSNSIKNYAISKDLNEAIEDAFNLELLSKIDLLKCNDYIALNRISIGDMHGMNRFNYNENSRLEKIRIFFNNLRNIRFKSYTLTTSKENSIQTAASGITILEHSSITNQESAIRDELSIHDGKLNAYILAPTSLISYVVYLLAIFFYQKISLISLPKSLGFIKASSLTISSKEILDYKIDDMDVYQSSNIKVEVLQDSLNIHLGRNLLKIVKNDGNQIEEKDVIKVNSLPKSEVSSILIGGKLPLFKKASDDDFKELLGSLRDSANFSYTYLILMILSTLLATTGLFANSSPVIIGAMILAPLMAPIISLSMGVVRADTFLLANSARTLVFGVFMALLFSSLYTFFIPLEQITSQMQGRLNPNLLDLMVAVFSGIAGAYATSKEEVAKSLAGVAIAVALVPPLSVTGIGIGLGNIEVIYGSFLLFITNLVGITLSAALTFIVLGFAPVKRAKKGIFYTSILMLLITIPLYFSFMQVVEKNDYFNKLNSIKSMVLNNEKIELNIHTIENKENKIFINIEVISNNQLSLDKYKIIKKKLEKTVDKKIVLKIIPIIEMD, from the coding sequence ATGTATAAAGATATTTATTTTATTACAAATGAAAAAGATGAAAATATTCTTAATGAAATTTATGAGAATATAAAAGAAAAATATAAAGGTGAAATATTAGTATTTTCACCTAATGAGATATTTACAAATACTGTAAAAATAAAAGATACTCTTTTTCTTTTATATTTAGATGATAAAAATATTAAAACTTTTTTCCAAAATCATCTAAATACAAATATTTCAATTGCAATCTTACCAAATGAAAATTGTTCAAATAGTATAAAAAATTATGCTATTTCAAAAGATTTAAATGAAGCTATTGAAGATGCTTTTAATTTAGAGCTTTTAAGTAAAATTGATTTATTAAAATGTAATGATTATATTGCTTTAAATCGTATTTCTATTGGTGATATGCATGGAATGAATAGATTTAATTATAATGAAAATAGTAGACTTGAAAAAATCAGAATATTTTTTAATAATCTTAGAAATATTAGATTTAAAAGTTATACTCTAACTACTTCAAAAGAAAACTCAATACAAACAGCAGCTTCTGGAATTACGATACTTGAACATTCTTCCATTACAAATCAAGAATCAGCAATACGAGATGAATTATCTATTCATGATGGAAAGTTAAATGCTTATATTCTTGCTCCTACTTCATTGATTTCTTATGTTGTGTACTTATTAGCAATCTTTTTTTATCAAAAAATTTCATTAATTTCTTTACCCAAGAGTTTGGGTTTTATAAAAGCTTCAAGTCTTACAATTTCTTCAAAAGAAATATTAGATTATAAGATTGATGATATGGATGTATATCAATCATCAAATATTAAAGTTGAAGTTTTACAAGACTCTTTAAATATTCATTTAGGTAGAAACTTACTAAAAATTGTAAAAAATGATGGAAATCAAATAGAAGAAAAAGATGTAATAAAAGTAAATTCATTACCAAAGTCTGAAGTAAGTAGTATTTTAATTGGAGGTAAATTACCTTTATTCAAAAAAGCAAGTGATGATGATTTTAAAGAATTATTAGGAAGTTTAAGAGATTCAGCTAATTTTTCTTATACATATTTGATTTTAATGATTTTAAGTACACTTCTTGCAACTACAGGACTTTTTGCAAACTCTTCACCTGTAATTATAGGGGCTATGATATTAGCACCTTTAATGGCTCCTATTATTTCTTTATCAATGGGAGTTGTTCGTGCTGATACATTTTTGTTAGCAAACAGTGCAAGAACATTAGTTTTTGGTGTTTTTATGGCTTTATTATTTTCTAGTTTATATACTTTTTTTATACCACTAGAGCAAATAACATCCCAAATGCAAGGAAGATTAAATCCTAATTTATTAGATTTGATGGTTGCAGTTTTTTCAGGAATTGCAGGTGCTTATGCTACTTCAAAAGAAGAAGTTGCCAAATCTTTAGCTGGTGTTGCAATTGCAGTTGCATTAGTTCCACCTTTAAGTGTTACAGGAATTGGTATAGGTCTTGGAAATATTGAAGTAATTTATGGTTCTTTTTTACTTTTTATTACAAACCTAGTAGGAATTACTCTTAGTGCTGCTTTAACTTTTATAGTTTTAGGTTTTGCACCTGTAAAAAGAGCCAAAAAAGGAATTTTTTATACATCTATTTTAATGCTACTTATTACAATACCTTTATACTTTTCATTTATGCAAGTTGTTGAAAAAAATGATTATTTCAATAAATTGAATAGTATTAAATCTATGGTTTTAAATAATGAAAAAATAGAATTAAATATTCATACAATAGAAAATAAAGAAAATAAAATTTTTATTAATATAGAAGTTATTTCTAATAATCAATTGTCTTTAGATAAATATAAGATAATAAAAAAAAAGTTAGAAAAAACAGTTGATAAAAAAATAGTTTTAAAAATTATTCCAATAATAGAAATGGATTAG
- a CDS encoding Kae1-like domain-containing protein: protein MKKILDMQLIYKIEFNSTNGYFKKIIEKLIKISNIDAICKQYRGFILLTFNAKAEEIENFFFILEKKLPLSIFIGKSYVIEKFDDSIEELEEKDVKQNLSLLTNDAIKNIIDTNDIDFLNDIVSISRGEVSRFETHNGLKNIFLPNKDIREDFEKKGYEVKLLITNINKLSEIFDVSNKDLQLICSIERPLVKLKFKILKNAKKEFSSTNFIYAKIPDDKETVLFANALKQKDINYVLYINDEVYQDGLKITYFNDKNIIIRGDKGLFPKFDYTANKKYNSSKEYFDDNGGVYKAVLAQYAKRLMPTVGVYFSLKSNSSSIAINMPGKGVRDVILIPNMHNNVKHCMEEISEIDEHCERLITNYTKKFASYLKEDVSDDTNGFESILNMCAKVLGLNNAKEFEDKALSVNVKSGIQIDMKLVSIDDVNYLDHRKIIQSIMSYKMADVDTGTLCYSFYESLSEFICNYANEIGKETKAKDVVLCGDMIGNSILLTKVNKTLSKNYNLLIPKEYPLDY, encoded by the coding sequence ATGAAGAAGATATTAGACATGCAATTAATTTATAAAATAGAGTTTAACTCAACAAATGGATATTTTAAGAAAATCATAGAAAAATTGATTAAAATATCTAATATCGATGCAATATGTAAGCAATATAGAGGTTTTATATTACTTACTTTTAATGCAAAAGCAGAAGAAATAGAAAATTTCTTTTTTATTTTAGAAAAGAAACTTCCTCTTTCTATATTTATTGGAAAATCTTATGTGATTGAAAAATTTGATGATTCAATTGAAGAACTAGAAGAAAAAGATGTAAAACAAAATCTTTCTTTACTTACAAATGATGCTATAAAAAATATTATTGATACAAATGATATAGATTTTTTAAATGATATTGTAAGTATTTCAAGAGGTGAAGTTTCAAGATTTGAAACACATAATGGTTTAAAAAACATATTCTTACCAAATAAGGATATAAGAGAAGATTTTGAGAAAAAGGGATATGAAGTAAAACTTTTAATAACAAATATTAATAAGTTAAGTGAAATATTTGATGTAAGTAATAAAGATTTACAACTTATTTGTTCTATTGAAAGACCTTTGGTAAAACTAAAATTTAAGATTTTAAAAAATGCTAAAAAAGAGTTTTCTTCTACAAACTTTATTTATGCAAAAATTCCTGATGATAAGGAAACTGTTCTTTTTGCTAATGCTTTAAAACAAAAAGATATTAACTATGTATTGTATATAAATGATGAGGTATATCAAGATGGTTTAAAAATTACATATTTTAATGATAAAAATATAATAATCCGTGGAGATAAGGGCTTATTCCCTAAGTTTGATTATACGGCAAATAAAAAATATAATTCATCAAAAGAGTATTTTGATGATAATGGTGGAGTTTATAAAGCCGTTCTTGCTCAATATGCAAAAAGATTAATGCCAACTGTAGGAGTATATTTTTCTTTAAAAAGTAATAGTAGTTCAATTGCGATTAATATGCCAGGAAAAGGTGTTCGTGATGTTATTTTAATTCCAAATATGCATAATAACGTAAAACATTGTATGGAAGAGATTTCAGAAATTGATGAGCATTGTGAACGATTGATTACAAACTATACAAAAAAATTTGCAAGTTATTTAAAAGAAGATGTTTCAGATGATACAAATGGTTTTGAATCAATTTTAAATATGTGTGCAAAAGTTCTAGGTCTTAATAATGCAAAAGAGTTTGAAGATAAAGCTTTAAGTGTAAATGTAAAAAGTGGAATCCAAATTGATATGAAATTAGTTAGTATTGATGATGTTAATTATTTAGATCATAGAAAAATAATTCAATCTATAATGTCATATAAAATGGCAGATGTAGATACGGGAACATTATGTTACTCTTTTTATGAAAGTTTAAGTGAATTTATTTGTAATTACGCAAATGAAATAGGAAAAGAGACAAAAGCAAAAGATGTTGTACTTTGTGGAGATATGATAGGAAATTCTATTTTATTAACAAAAGTTAATAAAACACTTTCAAAAAATTATAATTTATTAATTCCAAAAGAGTATCCACTAGATTATTAA
- a CDS encoding HyaD/HybD family hydrogenase maturation endopeptidase → MKKSIVIGVGNMLFKDEGIGIYASEFIKQNYSLDGDIEIIDGGTLGFKLMTYFQDYENVIILDTVSIEDKAGEIYRLPSDVLLGLGSYRKTAHEVEIVEMLEIVSALNSHADVTILGIVPQDIMSVEIGLTKIMEDKFEEFIAHAIKEIQSLDVKVTKVDNIAIPDIVKSMIGSYNGEHLTRIPNEEDIRHAINL, encoded by the coding sequence ATGAAAAAAAGTATTGTAATTGGTGTAGGGAATATGCTTTTTAAAGATGAAGGTATTGGTATTTATGCTTCAGAGTTTATAAAACAAAATTATAGTTTAGATGGAGATATTGAAATTATAGATGGTGGAACATTAGGGTTTAAACTAATGACATACTTCCAAGATTATGAAAATGTTATTATTTTAGATACTGTGTCTATTGAAGATAAAGCAGGAGAAATATATAGACTTCCTTCTGATGTACTCCTTGGTTTAGGAAGTTATCGAAAAACTGCACATGAAGTTGAAATAGTTGAAATGCTAGAAATCGTATCTGCTCTAAATTCCCATGCAGATGTTACAATTTTAGGAATAGTTCCTCAAGATATAATGAGTGTTGAAATTGGTTTAACAAAAATTATGGAAGACAAATTTGAAGAGTTTATAGCTCATGCAATAAAAGAAATACAATCATTAGATGTAAAAGTTACAAAAGTTGATAATATAGCAATACCTGATATAGTAAAAAGTATGATAGGTAGTTATAATGGTGAACATTTAACAAGAATTCCAAATGAAGAAGATATTAGACATGCAATTAATTTATAA
- a CDS encoding cytochrome b/b6 domain-containing protein, which yields MTATMRIMHWTNALCMIVAVATGLYIGHPYYQTFIADPAVDKYVMAWNRWGHLIVAIIFDVTSILIGYLYFFSRFEKSYKKLIPNKKNIVEFFEVFFNLITFNRRKKFDSTHNDSFNIVYFTIFHLLLVFMLFSGLQLYVHGLASGESSIGTWWPAMLHLTTDWTLSVFGGNMGVRIAHHTSMYFIIAWVMCHIYYQIWRTIYWQEGDIAIVVGGSKFVKDKEEEK from the coding sequence ATGACGGCTACTATGAGAATAATGCATTGGACTAATGCATTATGTATGATAGTAGCTGTTGCAACCGGTTTATATATAGGACATCCTTATTATCAAACATTTATTGCAGATCCTGCTGTTGATAAGTATGTTATGGCTTGGAATAGATGGGGACATTTAATTGTTGCTATTATTTTTGATGTTACATCTATTTTAATTGGCTATTTATATTTTTTCTCAAGATTTGAAAAATCTTATAAAAAATTAATTCCTAATAAGAAAAATATAGTAGAATTTTTTGAAGTATTTTTTAATTTAATTACATTTAATAGAAGAAAGAAATTTGATTCAACTCATAATGATTCTTTTAATATTGTATATTTTACAATTTTTCACTTATTACTTGTATTTATGCTTTTTTCTGGTTTACAATTATATGTACATGGTTTAGCTTCAGGTGAAAGTTCAATTGGAACATGGTGGCCTGCTATGCTTCATCTTACAACTGATTGGACACTAAGTGTATTTGGTGGAAATATGGGGGTTAGAATAGCCCATCATACTTCTATGTATTTTATTATTGCATGGGTTATGTGTCATATTTATTATCAAATATGGAGAACTATTTATTGGCAAGAAGGTGATATTGCAATTGTTGTTGGTGGTAGTAAATTTGTAAAAGATAAAGAAGAAGAAAAATAA
- a CDS encoding nickel-dependent hydrogenase large subunit has translation MAKKHLVIDPITRIEGHLRVEAIIDENNVVTDAYTSSTMFRGIEEILKGRDPRDCGLLAMRICGVCTGTHYQRSIEAVEHAFNVTIPKNARLVRNLVQGALYLHDHIVHFYHLHALDWVDITEALKADPKATVKEAHKWAGLSGHQPWNASETVYAEVQQRVTRYVKQGRLGIFGNAYWGSKGFKLTPEQNLIGLSHYLDALEVQRELGKMMAIFGGKNPHPQSFVVGGVTCVQDIKNPARIAEFKQLLKKATKFCKESYLPDVYMAGTMYADEALEGIGGGLGNFMAYGGFRTDDLPMYKGSMLFPSGIVKNKDLSKVFEIDQTKITEDVTHSWYEGKTNLHPYDGETKPNYTGFGKKEDNIAYLDTENKYSWIKSPLYDDERMEVGPLARMIVGVAKGDERITKYVTRFLKQGNLPIKVLFSTVGRTAARAIESEIMADIMMEWCDELASNTANGDLSTWTEFDFDSLSADAQGFGMEEAPRGGLGHWIKIKDGKVANYQAVVPSTWNAAPRDYKGRLGAYESSLIGTKVANPDQPLEILRTVHSFDPCIACAVHIIDTNGKELGVYKVDPIGGTSRA, from the coding sequence ATGGCAAAAAAACACTTAGTAATTGATCCAATTACGAGAATTGAAGGACATCTTAGAGTTGAAGCTATAATTGATGAAAACAATGTTGTAACTGATGCTTATACTTCTTCTACAATGTTTAGAGGTATTGAAGAAATTTTAAAAGGAAGAGATCCTAGAGATTGTGGACTTCTTGCTATGAGAATTTGTGGTGTTTGTACAGGTACACATTATCAAAGAAGTATTGAAGCTGTTGAACACGCTTTTAATGTAACAATTCCAAAAAATGCAAGACTTGTTAGAAACTTAGTTCAAGGTGCATTATATTTACACGATCATATCGTTCACTTTTATCACTTACATGCACTTGATTGGGTTGATATCACAGAAGCACTTAAAGCAGATCCAAAAGCTACAGTTAAAGAAGCTCATAAATGGGCTGGACTTTCAGGACATCAACCTTGGAATGCAAGCGAAACTGTTTATGCAGAAGTACAACAAAGAGTTACAAGATATGTAAAACAAGGAAGACTTGGGATTTTTGGAAATGCTTACTGGGGTTCAAAAGGTTTTAAACTTACTCCTGAACAAAACTTAATTGGTTTATCTCACTATTTAGATGCCCTAGAAGTTCAAAGAGAACTTGGGAAAATGATGGCAATCTTTGGTGGAAAAAATCCACATCCTCAATCATTTGTTGTAGGTGGTGTAACTTGTGTTCAAGATATTAAAAATCCTGCAAGAATTGCTGAATTTAAACAACTTCTTAAAAAAGCTACAAAATTTTGTAAAGAATCATATTTACCAGATGTTTATATGGCTGGAACTATGTATGCAGATGAAGCACTAGAAGGAATTGGTGGTGGTTTAGGAAACTTTATGGCTTATGGTGGTTTTAGAACTGATGACTTACCTATGTATAAAGGTTCTATGTTATTCCCATCAGGAATTGTAAAAAATAAAGATCTATCAAAAGTTTTTGAAATAGACCAAACAAAAATTACAGAAGATGTTACGCATTCATGGTATGAAGGTAAAACAAACTTACATCCTTATGATGGTGAAACAAAACCTAACTATACAGGTTTTGGTAAAAAAGAAGACAATATTGCTTATTTAGATACAGAAAATAAATATTCTTGGATTAAATCTCCACTTTATGATGATGAAAGAATGGAAGTTGGACCACTTGCAAGAATGATTGTTGGTGTTGCAAAAGGTGATGAAAGAATTACTAAATATGTAACAAGATTCTTAAAACAAGGGAATTTACCAATAAAAGTATTATTTTCAACAGTTGGAAGAACAGCAGCACGTGCAATTGAGTCTGAAATTATGGCTGATATTATGATGGAATGGTGTGATGAATTAGCTTCAAATACTGCAAATGGTGATTTATCAACTTGGACAGAATTTGACTTTGATTCACTTTCAGCTGATGCTCAAGGTTTTGGTATGGAAGAAGCTCCAAGAGGTGGTTTAGGTCACTGGATTAAAATAAAAGACGGAAAAGTAGCTAATTATCAAGCTGTTGTTCCCTCAACTTGGAATGCAGCTCCTAGAGATTACAAAGGTAGACTTGGTGCTTATGAATCATCTTTAATTGGTACAAAAGTAGCAAATCCTGATCAACCACTTGAAATTTTAAGAACTGTACATAGTTTTGATCCTTGTATTGCTTGTGCTGTTCATATTATTGATACAAATGGAAAAGAATTAGGGGTTTATAAAGTAGACCCAATTGGAGGAACTAGCCGTGCCTAA
- a CDS encoding hydrogenase small subunit gives MIDSAEMVKKVFTQKSGRIETNKGEAFYNTLFNQAKSRLKTLRAQEPLKEIDLIDIIDSEGINRRDFMKWVSATTATLMLPPMFAPLVAEATELMNRVPVIWIELQDCAGNSEALLRSAAPTVDDLLFDVLSLEYQETLQAAAGHDADKQLEEAVEHFKGQYLLFVEGAIPMANNGQFGTIGASGETFHDHLIRMANDSAAVVAVGTCATFGGIPAAAPNPTGAVGVMDLVKGKPIVNIPACPANPANMVGVILHYVLTGQIPELDSLLRPKFAFGYRIHDNCERRAHFDAGEFVEEWGDEGAKNNFCLYKVGCKGPMTFNNCSIVRYNEGTNWPIGVGRGCIGCSEPDFWDKYAYERPMADANIKAPTGGVEKTVDEFGLGLLTATTVGIGVHAIASAVAGKKSDEGEE, from the coding sequence ATGATTGATTCTGCAGAAATGGTAAAAAAAGTTTTTACCCAAAAATCAGGAAGAATAGAGACAAATAAGGGTGAAGCTTTTTACAATACCTTATTTAATCAAGCAAAGTCACGTTTAAAAACTTTAAGAGCACAAGAACCTCTTAAAGAAATAGATTTAATAGATATAATTGATAGTGAAGGTATAAACAGAAGAGATTTTATGAAGTGGGTTAGTGCAACAACTGCAACACTTATGTTACCTCCAATGTTTGCTCCTTTAGTTGCAGAAGCTACTGAACTTATGAATAGAGTTCCTGTAATTTGGATTGAGTTACAAGATTGTGCAGGAAATTCAGAAGCACTTTTAAGAAGTGCAGCTCCTACTGTTGATGATTTATTATTTGATGTATTAAGTTTAGAGTATCAAGAAACTCTTCAAGCAGCAGCAGGTCATGATGCTGATAAGCAACTAGAAGAAGCAGTTGAACACTTCAAAGGTCAATATTTATTATTTGTGGAGGGTGCTATTCCTATGGCTAATAATGGTCAATTTGGAACAATTGGTGCAAGTGGTGAAACTTTCCATGATCATTTAATTAGAATGGCAAATGATTCAGCTGCTGTTGTAGCTGTTGGTACTTGTGCAACATTTGGTGGAATTCCAGCAGCTGCACCTAATCCAACTGGTGCTGTTGGTGTTATGGATTTAGTAAAAGGTAAACCAATTGTAAATATTCCTGCCTGTCCTGCAAATCCTGCAAATATGGTTGGTGTAATTTTACATTATGTTTTAACTGGTCAAATTCCAGAATTAGATTCACTTCTAAGACCAAAATTCGCATTTGGTTATAGAATCCATGATAACTGTGAAAGACGAGCACACTTTGATGCTGGTGAATTCGTAGAAGAATGGGGTGATGAAGGTGCTAAAAACAACTTCTGTTTATATAAAGTAGGATGTAAAGGTCCTATGACTTTCAATAACTGTTCAATTGTTCGTTATAACGAAGGTACAAACTGGCCTATTGGTGTAGGACGTGGTTGTATTGGATGTTCTGAACCTGATTTCTGGGATAAATATGCTTATGAGCGACCAATGGCTGATGCAAATATCAAAGCACCAACAGGTGGAGTTGAAAAAACTGTAGATGAATTTGGTTTAGGATTATTAACAGCAACAACTGTTGGTATTGGTGTTCATGCAATTGCAAGTGCAGTTGCTGGTAAAAAATCAGATGAGGGAGAAGAATAA
- a CDS encoding nickel-dependent hydrogenase large subunit, whose product MKTIDLVERIEGEAKLSCSWKNGVICDASIDFLNFRGFEYILKGKSPLDALVYTPRICGICGQAHLKASVEALEDIYKNLNEPLTLTPKSLLLREIGLNIEIIDSHIKWFYMFIMPDIVKLQNSDLGIYTPLKGSRWLEASKTASETIKGLALIGGQWPHTSYMIPGGVMSDPTLLELTSIQNYMDYAIRFFENSISGVDFDTYLSFSNIKDLDLLKGDLEYFKNIAITNSLQKLGTSHDRFISLASSSLFDEGIIRQRTAYKIDLGKIKESSEHTFSLNKEENNSSKTTWSKSVSYNNSFFETGPLSRALISKESNRKFIKELHKQYNDSAMVRVLARMDELAHLLESTKNLISKVDISEESFIKPKYSLKDIENGQGKAVVEACRGSLYHNVIIQNGKIKNYDVITPTVWNLGPKNKNENGVAQEAIIGSPNIEIAKIILRSFDVCSVCTTH is encoded by the coding sequence ATGAAAACAATTGATTTAGTTGAAAGAATTGAAGGCGAAGCAAAGTTATCGTGTTCTTGGAAAAATGGTGTTATTTGTGATGCTTCAATAGATTTTTTAAACTTTAGAGGTTTTGAATATATTTTAAAAGGAAAATCACCACTTGATGCACTTGTATATACTCCAAGAATTTGTGGTATTTGCGGACAAGCTCATTTAAAAGCTAGTGTTGAAGCTTTGGAAGATATTTATAAAAATTTAAATGAACCTTTGACTTTAACTCCTAAATCTTTATTATTAAGAGAAATAGGTCTTAATATTGAAATTATTGATTCTCATATAAAATGGTTCTATATGTTTATTATGCCAGATATTGTAAAACTGCAAAATTCTGATTTAGGAATTTATACACCGCTTAAAGGAAGCAGATGGTTAGAAGCTTCAAAAACTGCAAGTGAAACTATAAAAGGTTTAGCACTTATTGGTGGACAATGGCCTCATACTTCATATATGATTCCAGGTGGTGTTATGAGTGATCCAACATTATTGGAACTCACTTCAATTCAAAACTATATGGATTATGCGATTAGATTTTTTGAAAACTCTATAAGTGGAGTTGATTTTGATACATATTTATCTTTTTCAAATATCAAAGATTTAGATTTATTAAAAGGTGATTTAGAATATTTTAAAAATATTGCAATAACTAATTCTTTACAAAAATTAGGAACTTCTCACGATAGATTTATTTCATTAGCTTCCTCTTCATTATTTGATGAAGGAATAATTAGACAAAGAACCGCATATAAAATTGATTTAGGAAAAATAAAAGAGAGCAGTGAACATACCTTTAGCTTAAATAAAGAAGAGAATAACTCTTCAAAAACAACTTGGTCTAAAAGTGTAAGTTATAATAATTCTTTTTTTGAAACAGGACCTTTATCACGTGCTTTAATTTCTAAAGAGTCAAATAGAAAGTTTATAAAAGAATTACACAAGCAGTACAATGACTCTGCAATGGTTCGGGTTCTAGCAAGAATGGATGAATTAGCCCATTTATTAGAAAGTACTAAAAATCTTATTTCAAAAGTAGATATATCAGAAGAGTCTTTTATAAAACCAAAATACTCATTAAAAGATATTGAAAATGGACAAGGAAAAGCGGTAGTAGAAGCATGTCGTGGTTCTTTATATCATAATGTAATAATTCAAAATGGAAAAATAAAAAACTACGATGTGATTACCCCAACAGTTTGGAATCTAGGACCTAAAAATAAAAATGAAAATGGCGTAGCACAAGAAGCAATTATTGGTTCACCAAATATTGAAATAGCCAAAATAATATTGAGAAGCTTTGATGTTTGCTCTGTTTGTACAACACATTAG
- a CDS encoding Ni/Fe hydrogenase — translation MTNKQKPTIVWFQAITCNGNTHSLLSANSARLELFLNSFDLIYHPSLTVDKTLEDILNQKEKIDYLLVEGAISSNKDIFALKNSTTNDLLNKLALKANYIIAVGSCACYGGIHKKFEEDKTISGIKENINEKILKNLKHEIINLNGCPVHPEWILQTLFTLKAYGKISLDKEKRPIELYSTLAHHGCTRNEYFEWKIEGSFGEKEGCLFYEQGCRGPMTHSSCNKILWNDISSKTRVGMPCIGCTENDFPRNDMLETKKNIGIPQDVPLGISKRAYLSLTGIAKTFKIDRLNKKLME, via the coding sequence ATGACGAATAAGCAAAAACCTACAATTGTATGGTTTCAAGCTATTACTTGTAATGGTAATACTCACTCACTCTTAAGTGCAAATTCTGCAAGATTAGAACTGTTTTTAAATAGTTTTGATCTTATCTATCATCCTTCTTTAACTGTTGATAAAACACTTGAAGATATTTTAAATCAAAAAGAAAAAATTGATTATTTATTAGTTGAGGGTGCTATTTCTTCAAATAAAGATATATTTGCACTTAAAAACAGTACAACTAATGACTTATTAAATAAACTTGCATTAAAAGCAAATTATATTATTGCAGTTGGTTCTTGTGCTTGTTATGGTGGTATTCATAAAAAATTTGAAGAAGATAAAACTATTTCTGGAATCAAAGAAAATATAAATGAAAAGATATTAAAAAACTTAAAACACGAAATTATAAATCTAAATGGCTGTCCTGTTCATCCAGAATGGATACTTCAAACTCTTTTTACCCTAAAAGCTTATGGAAAAATATCTTTAGATAAAGAAAAAAGACCTATTGAATTATATAGTACTTTAGCACATCACGGATGTACTAGAAATGAATACTTTGAATGGAAAATAGAAGGCTCTTTTGGAGAAAAAGAGGGTTGCTTATTTTATGAGCAAGGATGTCGAGGTCCTATGACACATAGTTCATGTAATAAAATATTATGGAATGATATTAGCTCAAAAACAAGAGTAGGGATGCCATGTATTGGCTGTACTGAAAATGACTTTCCAAGAAATGATATGCTAGAAACTAAGAAGAATATTGGAATACCTCAAGATGTACCTTTAGGTATTTCAAAACGTGCATATTTATCACTTACAGGAATTGCAAAAACTTTTAAAATAGATAGATTAAATAAAAAGCTAATGGAATAA